From the genome of Psychrilyobacter atlanticus DSM 19335, one region includes:
- the citF gene encoding citrate lyase subunit alpha translates to MKNILGREVPDNIKGYGEVKHYGGYLASKGTKTKRSIKMTNVLPGDEKLHDNLDTVLDKLPLKDGMVVSFHHHLRNGDFVLNMVMEKIAARGYKDITIAASSIFPCHGELVELIEKKVVTSIYAAYISGPVAEAISAGKLENPAVMHTHGGRARIMESGDLSIDIAFIAAPTSDDYGNINGVDGKSACGALGYAYTDAETADITVAITDNLVEYPNTTIDIPQTLIDYVVVVGAIGDPNGIVSGTTQITKNPIGLKIANMTTELIKNSGYFKDGMSFQTGAGGVSLAVAADMKAEMIENNIKGSFASGGITGYIVDMYKEGLFKSLFDVQCFDLAAIKSAKENAGHMTMSASMYANADNKGSVVNKLDIVILGATEIDTDFNVNVTTTSDGTIMGGSGGHADTSAGAKLAIIVTQLANSRISAIKDRVTALTTPGETVDVIVTERGIAINPKRTELIERLKETNLPIMTIDELKNIAETMTGKPREVEFTDEIVAVIEYRDGTVLDVVRKAK, encoded by the coding sequence ATGAAAAATATCTTAGGTAGAGAAGTACCTGATAACATAAAAGGTTATGGAGAAGTAAAACACTATGGTGGATACTTGGCATCTAAAGGAACAAAAACTAAGAGATCAATCAAGATGACAAACGTTTTACCTGGAGATGAAAAATTACACGATAATTTAGATACAGTACTGGATAAATTACCGTTAAAAGACGGGATGGTAGTTTCATTTCATCATCATTTAAGAAATGGAGACTTTGTCTTAAATATGGTAATGGAAAAGATAGCAGCGAGAGGTTATAAAGACATAACTATTGCAGCAAGTTCAATTTTCCCGTGTCATGGTGAATTAGTAGAATTAATAGAAAAAAAAGTAGTAACTAGTATATATGCTGCATATATCTCAGGACCAGTAGCAGAAGCTATATCAGCTGGGAAATTAGAAAACCCGGCAGTAATGCATACTCATGGTGGAAGAGCTAGAATAATGGAATCTGGAGACTTAAGTATCGATATAGCCTTTATAGCAGCTCCTACATCGGATGATTATGGAAACATAAATGGTGTAGACGGAAAATCAGCTTGTGGAGCGTTGGGATATGCATATACAGATGCAGAAACTGCTGATATCACAGTGGCTATCACAGATAACTTGGTAGAATATCCAAATACAACTATTGATATTCCTCAAACACTTATAGACTATGTAGTAGTGGTAGGTGCTATAGGAGATCCAAACGGAATCGTATCTGGAACTACTCAAATCACTAAAAATCCAATTGGATTAAAAATAGCAAATATGACTACAGAATTAATTAAAAACTCTGGATATTTTAAAGATGGGATGAGTTTCCAGACTGGAGCCGGAGGAGTATCTCTAGCAGTAGCGGCAGACATGAAAGCTGAGATGATTGAAAATAATATCAAAGGAAGTTTTGCTTCTGGAGGGATAACTGGTTATATCGTAGACATGTATAAAGAGGGGTTATTTAAATCACTATTTGATGTACAATGTTTTGATTTGGCAGCTATAAAATCAGCTAAGGAAAATGCAGGACATATGACTATGTCAGCATCTATGTATGCAAATGCAGATAACAAAGGTTCAGTAGTAAATAAATTAGACATAGTTATATTAGGAGCTACAGAGATAGATACAGACTTTAATGTAAATGTAACTACTACTTCTGATGGTACTATCATGGGTGGTTCTGGTGGACATGCAGATACATCAGCTGGAGCTAAATTAGCTATAATCGTAACACAATTAGCTAACTCTAGAATATCTGCTATAAAAGACAGGGTAACTGCTCTGACTACTCCAGGGGAGACTGTGGATGTAATAGTAACTGAAAGAGGGATAGCAATCAATCCTAAGAGAACAGAATTAATCGAAAGATTGAAGGAAACTAACTTACCGATTATGACTATCGATGAGTTAAAAAATATTGCTGAAACTATGACAGGTAAACCAAGAGAAGTTGAATTTACCGATGAGATAGTAGCAGTAATCGAGTACAGAGATGGAACTGTATTAGATGTAGTAAGAAAGGCAAAATAA
- a CDS encoding HpcH/HpaI aldolase/citrate lyase family protein — protein MLRRSMLFMPGNNPGMLQTAEVFGSDSVILDLEDAVSLGEKDAARILIKGALKTFNYGTTEVVIRINPFSTPYALEDIDVMARLKPNAILLPKATPEDMKQLDEMLTRIEKEEGFEEGIIRIHALVETTYGVETVYETIQMSNRVDSVCLGGEDLAADLGVARTKDSEELFYARTKVVNACKALKIDAIDTPFTDTNDEAGLLADTIHAKKLGFTGKLSINPRQINTIHKVYSPTADEISWANRVMYAKDEAEKEGLGVFSLDGKMIDAPIISRAMNTLNTARVIGLIK, from the coding sequence ATGTTAAGAAGAAGTATGCTATTTATGCCGGGAAATAACCCAGGAATGTTACAGACAGCTGAAGTTTTTGGATCAGATTCAGTTATATTAGATTTAGAGGATGCTGTATCATTAGGAGAAAAAGACGCAGCCAGAATCTTAATAAAGGGAGCATTGAAGACTTTTAATTATGGAACTACAGAAGTGGTAATAAGAATAAATCCATTCTCAACTCCGTATGCACTAGAAGATATAGATGTAATGGCTAGATTGAAGCCAAACGCTATCTTATTACCAAAAGCAACACCTGAAGATATGAAACAATTAGATGAGATGTTAACAAGAATAGAAAAGGAAGAGGGATTCGAAGAAGGAATTATCAGAATCCATGCATTGGTTGAAACTACATATGGTGTAGAAACTGTCTATGAGACAATCCAAATGAGTAATAGAGTAGACTCAGTTTGTTTAGGTGGAGAGGACCTGGCAGCTGACTTAGGAGTTGCAAGAACAAAAGATTCAGAAGAGTTATTTTATGCGAGAACAAAGGTAGTAAATGCTTGTAAGGCATTAAAAATAGATGCGATAGATACACCATTTACAGATACTAATGATGAAGCAGGGCTATTAGCTGATACAATTCATGCAAAAAAATTAGGATTTACAGGAAAACTATCTATAAACCCTAGACAAATAAATACAATACATAAGGTATATTCTCCTACAGCTGATGAGATTTCATGGGCTAACAGAGTTATGTATGCTAAAGATGAAGCAGAAAAAGAGGGATTAGGAGTATTTTCTTTGGATGGAAAGATGATAGATGCACCTATTATAAGTAGAGCTATGAATACATTGAATACAGCTAGGGTAATAGGATTAATAAAATAG
- the citD gene encoding citrate lyase acyl carrier protein, producing the protein MKILKPAKAGTLESNDISIMLMPGTNGIEIELESIVEKQFGTEIRTLIENSLKELGVENAMIKAIDKGALDYTIKARIETAVTRAGEM; encoded by the coding sequence ATGAAAATATTAAAACCAGCTAAGGCAGGGACATTAGAATCAAATGATATCTCAATAATGTTGATGCCAGGGACTAATGGTATAGAGATAGAGTTAGAAAGTATTGTAGAAAAACAGTTTGGTACAGAGATAAGAACTTTAATAGAAAATAGTTTAAAGGAATTAGGAGTAGAAAATGCTATGATAAAAGCTATCGATAAGGGAGCTCTTGATTATACAATAAAGGCTAGAATTGAAACAGCAGTAACTAGGGCAGGTGAGATGTAA
- a CDS encoding methylaspartate ammonia-lyase, with the protein MKIIDIICSAGKTGFYFDDQRAIKAGAGHDGFDYVGEPVTEGFTRIRQAGESISVMFILEDGQVAHGDCAAVQYSGAGGRDPLFLASDFIPVIKNEIAPKLIGRDVNEFRPLAEEVDTMELNGNRLHTAIRYGLSQAILDAAAKVNKMTMAEIIKKEYATDVTIKRLPLFTQSGDDRKNNADKMIIKGADIMPHALINHVETKLGKDGSILRDYVKWLSDRVLKLRESEDYMPIFHIDVYGTMGVAFDQDITKQADLLAELEEAAKPFHLRIEGPMDLEEREGTVEALSALTAELDRRGINVELVADEWCNTLEDIKLFADRKAGHVVQIKTPDLGGVNNIAEAVLYCNEKGIGSYVGGTCNETNRSAEVTTNIAMACGALQVLAKPGMGVDEGIMIVGNEMNRVEALVNSRK; encoded by the coding sequence ATGAAAATTATTGATATCATTTGTTCAGCAGGAAAGACAGGATTTTATTTTGACGACCAAAGAGCTATAAAGGCAGGAGCAGGTCATGACGGTTTTGATTACGTAGGAGAACCAGTTACTGAAGGATTTACAAGAATCAGACAAGCAGGAGAATCTATCTCTGTAATGTTTATCTTAGAAGACGGACAAGTAGCTCACGGAGATTGTGCAGCAGTACAATATTCTGGTGCAGGTGGAAGAGATCCATTATTCTTAGCATCTGATTTTATCCCAGTTATCAAAAACGAAATCGCTCCAAAATTAATTGGAAGAGATGTAAATGAATTCAGACCATTAGCTGAAGAAGTAGATACAATGGAATTAAATGGAAATAGATTACATACAGCTATTAGATACGGATTAAGTCAAGCTATCTTAGATGCCGCAGCAAAAGTAAACAAGATGACTATGGCAGAAATAATTAAAAAAGAATATGCAACTGACGTAACAATCAAAAGATTACCATTATTCACTCAATCTGGAGACGACAGAAAGAACAATGCAGACAAGATGATCATCAAAGGTGCAGACATCATGCCACATGCATTAATCAACCATGTTGAAACTAAATTAGGTAAAGACGGATCTATCTTAAGAGACTACGTAAAATGGTTAAGCGACAGAGTATTAAAATTAAGAGAATCTGAAGATTATATGCCTATATTCCACATTGATGTATATGGAACAATGGGAGTAGCATTTGATCAAGATATCACAAAGCAAGCTGATTTATTAGCTGAATTAGAAGAAGCTGCAAAGCCATTCCACTTAAGAATCGAAGGTCCTATGGACTTAGAAGAAAGAGAAGGAACTGTAGAAGCTTTATCTGCTTTAACTGCTGAATTAGACAGAAGAGGAATCAACGTAGAATTAGTTGCTGACGAATGGTGTAACACATTAGAGGATATTAAATTATTCGCTGATAGAAAAGCAGGACATGTAGTACAAATTAAAACTCCAGATTTAGGAGGAGTAAACAATATAGCAGAAGCAGTATTATACTGTAACGAAAAAGGAATCGGTTCTTATGTTGGTGGAACTTGTAACGAAACTAACAGATCAGCTGAAGTAACTACAAATATAGCAATGGCTTGTGGAGCATTACAAGTATTAGCTAAACCAGGAATGGGTGTAGACGAAGGTATCATGATCGTAGGAAACGAAATGAACAGAGTAGAAGCATTAGTTAATAGCAGAAAATAA
- the murI gene encoding glutamate racemase — translation MVDKRAIGIFDSGVGGLTVLKEIEKILPHEDLIYFGDNLRAPYGSRDPEEISNFCLNIGKFLESLDIKLLVIACNTATVVCLKELQEKISVPTIGVIAYGTREALELTKTNKIGILSTPLTAKVDAYKNEAQRINKEVKVYQIGCEPLVPMIESGWEDTEKNQALIRSYVDRLPTEIDVVVFGCTHYPIIEEYFIRELKGKKIVDPAKETALEVEELLKKLKLLNKRDSKGKVSFYTSGNINKFQKIAEKILGKPIKKIKQALN, via the coding sequence ATGGTAGATAAAAGAGCAATAGGGATATTTGATTCTGGGGTAGGAGGACTGACTGTTTTAAAAGAGATAGAAAAGATCTTACCCCATGAAGATTTAATATATTTTGGAGATAATTTAAGAGCTCCTTATGGATCAAGAGATCCTGAAGAAATCTCAAATTTTTGTCTAAACATAGGTAAATTCTTAGAAAGTCTGGATATCAAACTTTTAGTGATAGCCTGTAATACAGCTACAGTAGTGTGTTTAAAGGAATTACAGGAAAAGATATCGGTTCCTACAATAGGAGTAATAGCCTATGGGACAAGAGAGGCACTGGAATTAACCAAAACAAATAAAATAGGCATTCTCTCTACACCGCTTACGGCAAAGGTAGATGCTTATAAAAATGAAGCCCAAAGGATAAACAAAGAGGTAAAAGTCTATCAGATTGGATGTGAACCACTTGTTCCAATGATAGAATCTGGATGGGAAGATACAGAAAAAAATCAAGCATTAATAAGATCTTATGTGGATCGCTTGCCCACAGAAATAGATGTTGTGGTATTTGGGTGTACCCACTACCCCATTATAGAGGAATACTTTATAAGGGAATTAAAGGGGAAAAAGATTGTAGATCCAGCCAAAGAAACAGCATTAGAGGTAGAGGAACTCCTAAAAAAGCTAAAACTCTTAAATAAAAGAGATTCAAAGGGGAAGGTTTCTTTTTACACCTCGGGCAACATCAACAAATTTCAAAAGATAGCAGAAAAAATATTGGGAAAACCGATAAAAAAAATCAAACAGGCATTAAACTAA
- the gltS gene encoding sodium/glutamate symporter encodes MQVFQMDNIATLFMAVIVLLVGRFVRSKVGVLRRFFIPVPVIGGVIFAILTLIGHYTNTFEFSFDGTLKSLFMIAFFTTIGFMASFKLLAKGGVQVVIFLVAATALVILQDIVGISLAKVFGLPPLFGLAAGSIPLTGGHGTSGAFGPLLEQAGAAGATAVAIASATYGLVAGCLIGGPIGKRLMNKFNLKLNEELLKEEHADITDENQIVDVTEHTFFNAATVIIISMGIGSVLVGWLKTVGITLPIYIGPMLVAAVIRNISDSMKKELNHKEITIIGNTSLSLFLAMALMSMRLWDLAALAVPLVTILLVQTVLMGAFAYFITFNVMGRDYDAAVMACGHCGFGMGATPNAIANMESFTAANYPSFKAFFVIPLVGALFIDFANASIITFFMNMFG; translated from the coding sequence ATGCAAGTATTTCAAATGGACAATATAGCGACATTATTTATGGCCGTTATAGTATTATTAGTAGGTAGATTTGTAAGGAGTAAAGTTGGGGTATTGAGAAGATTCTTTATACCAGTACCAGTTATTGGGGGAGTTATTTTTGCAATATTAACTCTAATTGGTCACTATACGAATACCTTCGAATTTAGCTTTGACGGCACATTAAAAAGTTTATTTATGATAGCGTTCTTTACAACTATTGGATTCATGGCTAGTTTCAAACTGTTAGCTAAGGGTGGAGTACAAGTTGTAATATTCTTAGTAGCAGCAACAGCTTTAGTAATTCTTCAAGATATAGTTGGTATATCACTGGCTAAGGTCTTTGGATTACCGCCATTATTTGGTTTAGCAGCAGGATCGATACCGCTTACAGGTGGACATGGAACTTCAGGTGCGTTCGGGCCGTTATTAGAGCAGGCAGGAGCAGCAGGTGCAACAGCAGTTGCAATAGCATCGGCTACATATGGTTTAGTTGCAGGATGTCTAATTGGTGGACCAATTGGAAAAAGACTTATGAATAAGTTTAACTTGAAACTAAATGAGGAGTTACTGAAGGAAGAACATGCTGACATAACAGATGAAAATCAAATAGTAGATGTTACAGAACATACATTCTTCAATGCAGCTACAGTTATTATTATTTCTATGGGAATAGGATCAGTATTAGTAGGATGGTTAAAGACAGTGGGAATTACTTTACCTATCTATATCGGTCCAATGTTAGTAGCAGCAGTTATTAGAAATATATCGGATTCAATGAAGAAAGAATTAAATCATAAAGAGATCACTATTATTGGAAATACTTCATTATCATTATTCCTAGCTATGGCACTTATGTCTATGAGATTATGGGATTTAGCGGCTTTAGCAGTACCATTAGTAACTATATTATTAGTACAAACTGTATTAATGGGAGCATTTGCATACTTTATTACATTTAATGTAATGGGTAGAGACTATGACGCAGCAGTAATGGCTTGTGGTCATTGTGGATTTGGAATGGGTGCTACACCAAATGCAATAGCAAACATGGAATCATTTACAGCAGCAAACTATCCATCATTTAAAGCGTTTTTCGTAATACCGTTAGTAGGGGCATTATTTATTGACTTTGCCAATGCATCGATAATTACTTTCTTCATGAATATGTTTGGATAA
- a CDS encoding methylaspartate mutase subunit E — protein sequence MNIKNKKWTEEEFFKVREEVLKQWPTGEEVDLAEGVQYLKELPDHKNFAKKLWTAKQEGKTLAQPRAGVALLNEHIELLNFLSKEGGADLLPSTIDSYTRLNRYEECERGIKESEKAGRSLLNGFPGVNYGVKGCKRVLESVDKPLQVRHGTPDARLLAEITMSSGWTSYEGGGISYNLPYAKSVSMERTIRDWQYIDRLVGWYEEQGVSINREPYGPLTGTLVPVSISNAVQLIECLLAAEQGVKSITLGYGQCGNLVQDVAAIRTLQELAEEYCEKLGYKDMQLTTVFHQWMGGFPEDESKAYGVISNGACAARLSGATKVIVKTTHEAIGIPTKEANANAIKATKMVLNLLDGQTLPDSEELDKEIKQIKAEIKCIMDKVYDLGNGDLALGTIEAVKQGVIDIPFAPAKINLGKMLPARDNQGRIRYLECGNLPFTDEIKAFNKAELQKRADFEGREIGFQMTVDDIFAVGKGNLIGRPEKN from the coding sequence ATGAATATTAAAAATAAAAAGTGGACAGAGGAAGAATTTTTTAAAGTAAGAGAGGAAGTTTTAAAGCAATGGCCTACAGGTGAAGAGGTAGACCTAGCTGAAGGTGTTCAATACCTAAAGGAATTACCTGATCATAAAAACTTTGCTAAAAAATTATGGACAGCTAAGCAAGAGGGAAAAACATTAGCACAACCAAGAGCTGGAGTAGCATTATTAAACGAACATATAGAATTATTAAACTTCCTATCTAAAGAAGGTGGAGCAGATTTATTACCATCAACTATAGATTCATATACTAGATTAAACAGATACGAAGAGTGTGAAAGAGGAATTAAAGAGTCTGAAAAAGCAGGAAGATCATTATTAAATGGTTTCCCAGGTGTAAACTACGGAGTGAAAGGTTGTAAAAGAGTATTAGAATCAGTTGACAAGCCGCTACAAGTAAGACATGGAACTCCTGATGCAAGATTATTAGCTGAGATCACAATGTCTTCTGGATGGACTTCATATGAAGGTGGAGGAATTTCTTATAACTTACCATATGCTAAATCAGTATCTATGGAAAGAACAATAAGAGACTGGCAGTATATAGATAGATTAGTAGGATGGTATGAGGAGCAAGGAGTTTCTATCAATAGAGAACCTTACGGACCATTAACAGGAACATTAGTTCCAGTATCAATCTCAAATGCAGTACAATTAATAGAATGTTTATTAGCAGCAGAGCAAGGAGTTAAGAGTATCACTTTAGGATACGGACAATGTGGAAACTTAGTTCAAGACGTAGCAGCTATCAGAACATTACAAGAATTAGCTGAAGAATACTGTGAAAAATTAGGATATAAAGATATGCAATTAACTACAGTTTTCCATCAATGGATGGGAGGATTCCCAGAAGATGAATCTAAAGCTTATGGTGTAATCTCAAACGGAGCATGTGCAGCTAGATTATCTGGTGCAACAAAAGTAATCGTAAAGACTACTCATGAAGCTATCGGTATCCCTACAAAGGAAGCTAATGCCAACGCTATAAAAGCAACTAAGATGGTATTAAACTTATTAGATGGTCAAACATTACCTGATTCTGAAGAATTAGATAAAGAGATCAAGCAAATAAAAGCAGAGATCAAGTGTATCATGGATAAGGTATATGACCTTGGAAATGGAGATTTAGCTCTTGGTACAATCGAAGCAGTTAAACAAGGTGTAATTGATATTCCATTCGCACCAGCTAAGATAAACTTAGGAAAAATGTTACCAGCTAGAGACAACCAAGGTAGAATTAGATATTTAGAGTGCGGAAACCTTCCATTCACAGATGAGATCAAAGCATTTAATAAAGCTGAATTACAAAAAAGAGCTGATTTTGAAGGAAGAGAGATTGGATTCCAAATGACAGTAGATGATATATTTGCAGTAGGAAAAGGAAACTTAATCGGAAGACCTGAAAAAAATTAA
- the glmL gene encoding methylaspartate mutase accessory protein GlmL gives MNAYLLIDFGSTYTKLTAVDVETEEILATAKDITTIEDDIMIGFEKAYQKLKLCIEKKNVIFEDINFIKKIACSSAAGGLKMYAIGLVPELTADAAKKAALGAGARVMKTYSYELNHSEIEEIKNSDADILLLAGGTDGGNKKCIVHNAKLIAEVKIKIPVLLAGNKSANDEIIEIFDDANIDYIVTENVMPKLNKINEKPTREAIRKIFMTRIVEAKGMKNAEDFISGILMPTPAAVLKAAEVLALGSDDEEGLGNLMVVDIGGATTDIHSLAEGDPSNAGVIPKGLEEPFAKRTVEGDLGMRYSALSLLEAAGTKKIRKYLHDDHKEIDVKAHCNHRHENIMMVPQTPEEIFFDEGMAGAGTEIAMIRHCGWLESVFTPMGVMYYQHGKDLLDVKYVIGTGGVLVHSENPRNILKAGEFNKEQPIHLLPRSPNYLIDSTYILSAMGLLAGEKPDMAVRIMKKYLERVN, from the coding sequence ATGAATGCCTACTTATTGATTGACTTTGGAAGTACCTATACTAAATTAACAGCCGTTGATGTAGAGACTGAAGAGATATTGGCTACTGCTAAAGACATAACTACAATTGAAGATGACATAATGATCGGATTTGAAAAAGCATATCAAAAACTTAAATTATGTATAGAGAAAAAAAATGTAATATTTGAGGATATTAATTTTATAAAAAAAATAGCTTGTTCTTCGGCTGCTGGTGGATTGAAGATGTATGCAATAGGTCTTGTGCCTGAGCTTACAGCGGATGCTGCCAAAAAAGCTGCCCTAGGTGCAGGAGCTAGAGTTATGAAAACTTATTCTTATGAATTAAATCATAGTGAAATTGAAGAAATAAAAAATTCAGATGCCGATATATTATTGTTAGCAGGTGGAACAGATGGCGGAAATAAAAAATGTATCGTACATAATGCTAAATTGATAGCAGAAGTAAAGATAAAGATACCTGTATTATTAGCTGGAAACAAAAGTGCTAACGACGAAATTATAGAGATATTTGATGATGCAAATATAGATTATATAGTAACAGAAAATGTTATGCCAAAACTAAATAAGATAAATGAAAAACCAACAAGGGAAGCTATAAGAAAGATATTTATGACAAGGATAGTAGAAGCTAAAGGGATGAAAAATGCCGAAGACTTTATATCTGGAATACTTATGCCTACCCCAGCAGCTGTATTAAAAGCTGCAGAAGTACTTGCTCTTGGTAGTGATGATGAAGAAGGGTTAGGAAACTTAATGGTTGTAGATATCGGTGGTGCTACTACAGATATCCATTCATTGGCAGAGGGTGACCCTAGTAATGCAGGTGTAATTCCAAAAGGTTTAGAAGAACCTTTTGCTAAAAGAACTGTTGAAGGGGATCTCGGTATGAGATACTCTGCACTATCACTATTAGAAGCAGCAGGAACAAAAAAAATAAGAAAATATCTACATGATGATCATAAAGAGATTGATGTAAAAGCGCACTGTAATCACAGACATGAAAATATTATGATGGTTCCACAAACACCTGAAGAAATATTTTTCGATGAAGGGATGGCAGGAGCAGGAACTGAAATTGCAATGATAAGACACTGTGGATGGTTAGAAAGTGTATTTACTCCAATGGGAGTAATGTACTATCAACATGGAAAAGACCTTTTAGATGTCAAATATGTAATTGGAACAGGTGGAGTATTGGTACATAGTGAAAACCCTAGAAACATATTAAAAGCAGGGGAATTTAATAAAGAACAGCCTATACACCTACTACCTAGATCACCAAATTATTTAATTGACAGTACATATATATTGTCTGCTATGGGACTCCTTGCAGGAGAAAAACCGGATATGGCAGTAAGAATAATGAAAAAATATCTTGAGAGAGTTAATTAG
- the glmS gene encoding methylaspartate mutase subunit S, translating into MKNGKTIVIGVIGSDCHAVGNKIIDHVLTQQGFNVINVGVISPQEDFINAAVETDADAIIISSLYGHGELDCQGFKEKCNEAGLQDVKLYVGGNIVVGKQVWEDVNKRFLDMGFDRVYKPGTPIEVTAEDMKKDLGMIK; encoded by the coding sequence ATGAAAAATGGAAAGACTATAGTAATCGGAGTAATTGGATCGGACTGTCATGCAGTTGGAAATAAGATTATTGACCATGTATTAACACAACAAGGGTTCAATGTAATCAATGTAGGAGTTATTTCACCACAAGAAGATTTCATAAATGCAGCAGTAGAAACTGACGCAGATGCAATCATCATCTCTTCATTATATGGCCATGGAGAATTAGATTGTCAAGGATTTAAAGAAAAGTGTAATGAAGCAGGATTACAAGATGTTAAATTATACGTTGGTGGAAATATCGTAGTAGGAAAGCAAGTTTGGGAAGATGTAAATAAAAGATTCTTAGATATGGGATTCGATAGAGTATACAAACCAGGAACACCTATTGAAGTTACAGCTGAAGATATGAAAAAAGATTTAGGAATGATTAAGTAA
- a CDS encoding WYL domain-containing protein gives MKKIRVTIPKYMGDILKYDAVEFGVSKNYLLNYLVKNYSLLKGKNIPVFEGEKEIVQFNLNKENEDFYTEVYNRSEFETEASLIRTLIYGYISQSKVIRERFIFEKLIGKIERGIKDKKKIKIKFETAEKIVSPYNILYSSMEVSNYLFCYSEEDEIYRNYRLCNIKYVYILDEKRYPGDREYLGKVRGDFDPFLSYGMPVVIRLSDKGQEKYDRIKTNRPKLIEKLDDRWVVEGSEEKIKRYFAYFMSDVEILFPLSLREWFSAEAKKMVEMYG, from the coding sequence ATGAAAAAAATAAGAGTTACTATCCCAAAGTATATGGGGGATATACTAAAATATGATGCTGTAGAATTTGGTGTAAGTAAAAATTACCTGTTAAATTATTTAGTTAAAAATTATAGCCTGTTAAAGGGGAAAAATATACCTGTATTTGAGGGAGAAAAGGAAATTGTTCAGTTTAATTTAAATAAGGAAAATGAAGACTTTTATACAGAGGTATATAATAGAAGTGAATTTGAAACAGAAGCTTCCCTTATAAGGACTTTAATATACGGGTATATATCCCAGTCGAAAGTTATAAGGGAAAGATTTATATTTGAAAAATTAATAGGGAAGATTGAAAGAGGGATAAAAGACAAAAAAAAGATAAAGATCAAATTTGAGACAGCCGAAAAAATTGTAAGTCCATATAATATTTTATATTCTAGTATGGAAGTGAGTAATTATTTATTTTGTTATTCAGAGGAAGATGAAATATACAGGAACTATAGATTATGTAACATTAAATATGTATATATATTGGATGAGAAGAGGTACCCAGGAGACAGAGAGTATTTGGGGAAGGTCAGGGGAGATTTTGACCCATTTTTATCCTATGGTATGCCGGTTGTGATAAGATTAAGTGATAAAGGCCAGGAAAAATACGATAGGATAAAAACCAACAGACCTAAATTAATAGAAAAGTTAGATGACAGGTGGGTAGTAGAAGGATCAGAGGAGAAGATAAAGAGATACTTTGCCTATTTTATGAGTGATGTAGAGATATTATTTCCTCTAAGCTTGAGGGAGTGGTTTTCTGCTGAAGCTAAAAAGATGGTAGAAATGTATGGCTAG